Proteins encoded together in one Acipenser ruthenus chromosome 22, fAciRut3.2 maternal haplotype, whole genome shotgun sequence window:
- the LOC117431684 gene encoding H/ACA ribonucleoprotein complex subunit 2-like protein: MTKAKKEKTTGEEEEETTGTERSYQQLITNLNPIAQPLASRKVTKKIYKCIKKASKLKQIRRGVKEVQKFINKGEKGIVVLAGDTLPIDVYCHIPVMCEERNLPYTYIPSKVDLGTSAGSKRPTCVIMIKPHEEYQEAYNECLEEVASLPLPV, translated from the exons atgactaaagctaaaaaagaaaaaactacaggcgaggaggaggaggagaccacCGGGACCGAGAGAAGCTACCAGCAGCTGATTACAAACCTCAACCCAATTGCCCAGCCACTGGCCTCCAGGAAAGTCACAAAGAAGatttataaatgcattaaaaaag CCTCCAAGTTGAAGCAGATAAGACGGGGCGTGAAGGAGGTGCAGAAATTCATCAATAAGGGCGAGAAGGG gatTGTGGTGTTGGCAGGAGATACGCTTCCAATAGACGTTTACTGTCATATACCAGTAATGTGTGAAGAGAGGAACCTCCCCTATACGTACATTCCATCCAAAGTG GACCTGGGGACATCCGCTGGTTCCAAGAGGCCGACCTGCGTGATTATGATCAAGCCGCACGAGGAGTACCAGGAGGCCTATAATGAGTGCCTGGAGGAGGTGGCTTCGCTGCCCCTGCCTGTTTAA